Proteins from a single region of Undibacterium sp. KW1:
- a CDS encoding AAA family ATPase, whose amino-acid sequence MSSVNRVVILGAESSGKSILAEALAAHYQTLWVPEYLREFVEQHQRVPRAEEQILIARTQVQREAELLPKAKQWLFCDTGPIMTAIYSRHYFGDPDAELTELELSHQYDFCIVTAPDFPWQPDGLQRESAYVRDRVHQEVLDVLDEREIPFLLVEGNTQSRLEQVQFALSFLLS is encoded by the coding sequence ATGTCCTCAGTAAATCGTGTCGTCATATTGGGGGCCGAGTCCTCAGGTAAATCCATACTGGCCGAGGCTTTGGCTGCGCATTACCAGACCCTGTGGGTGCCAGAGTATTTGCGTGAGTTCGTTGAGCAGCATCAGCGTGTTCCAAGGGCAGAAGAGCAAATCCTTATCGCCAGGACACAGGTGCAAAGGGAGGCTGAATTGCTGCCTAAGGCTAAGCAATGGCTGTTCTGCGATACTGGCCCCATCATGACAGCTATTTATAGCCGCCATTATTTTGGTGATCCTGATGCAGAACTGACCGAGCTGGAACTGTCGCATCAATATGATTTTTGCATAGTCACTGCACCAGACTTTCCCTGGCAGCCAGATGGCTTGCAGCGTGAATCCGCCTATGTGCGTGACCGCGTACATCAGGAAGTATTGGATGTGCTGGATGAGAGGGAAATCCCGTTCTTGCTGGTCGAGGGAAATACCCAGTCCAGGCTTGAGCAAGTACAGTTCGCTCTATCTTTTCTATTGAGTTGA
- the pnuC gene encoding nicotinamide riboside transporter PnuC codes for MSVITVALNIRQIHWAWLFSILSSGMYAAVFFNTRLYGDMGLQFVFILVSVWGWFNWLRGDDSHERLQVTRLNALGRWNSLGMTVLAFVLLAWFLKSYTDTDVPYADGFLTAGSLLGQILLSRKKLENWHVWIIVDVLYVGLYVYKGLMLTALLYAIFVIMAIMGLRAWSKTCPQ; via the coding sequence TTGTCTGTCATCACGGTCGCTCTGAATATACGGCAGATACACTGGGCCTGGCTGTTTTCCATCCTGTCCTCTGGCATGTATGCGGCCGTGTTTTTCAACACCAGATTGTACGGAGACATGGGTTTGCAGTTTGTCTTTATCCTGGTATCGGTCTGGGGCTGGTTCAACTGGCTGCGTGGCGATGATAGTCATGAGCGCTTGCAAGTTACGCGTTTGAATGCGCTGGGCAGGTGGAATTCTCTAGGGATGACTGTGCTGGCCTTTGTCTTGCTGGCCTGGTTCCTCAAGAGCTATACCGATACTGATGTGCCTTATGCTGATGGCTTCCTGACAGCAGGCAGCTTGCTGGGGCAGATTTTGCTCAGCCGTAAAAAACTGGAAAACTGGCATGTCTGGATCATCGTTGATGTGTTGTATGTTGGCCTGTATGTCTATAAAGGCCTGATGCTGACGGCGCTGCTGTATGCAATTTTCGTTATCATGGCCATCATGGGTCTGCGTGCCTGGAGTAAAACATGTCCTCAGTAA
- a CDS encoding pilin produces MKKHSGFTLLEMMIVIGVIAILAAMAVPSYMFKVVREQLEVGIQFADIAKKPVAATWQTEKKFPADNIAAGLPVADKIVSNLVSSVAVQDGVVNITFGNNAHGAIKGKVLSLRPAVVEDAPIVPVAWVCATGTPPEKMTVKGIDKTTVPPANLPSYCRPKQESKK; encoded by the coding sequence ATGAAAAAACACTCAGGATTCACCTTACTGGAAATGATGATAGTCATCGGCGTCATTGCCATCCTGGCGGCCATGGCTGTTCCATCCTATATGTTCAAGGTCGTCAGGGAGCAGTTGGAAGTCGGCATACAGTTTGCCGATATCGCGAAAAAACCGGTCGCCGCTACCTGGCAAACTGAAAAGAAATTTCCGGCAGACAATATTGCAGCTGGCTTGCCGGTCGCCGACAAAATTGTCAGCAACCTCGTCAGCTCGGTGGCGGTGCAAGACGGCGTGGTCAATATCACTTTTGGCAATAATGCCCATGGTGCAATCAAAGGCAAGGTTCTGAGCTTGCGCCCGGCAGTGGTTGAAGATGCACCCATCGTACCAGTGGCATGGGTATGCGCCACAGGTACACCGCCAGAAAAAATGACAGTCAAAGGCATAGACAAGACCACAGTGCCGCCAGCCAACCTGCCTTCATACTGCAGACCAAAGCAAGAGAGCAAGAAATAA
- a CDS encoding TonB-dependent siderophore receptor translates to MAAFSQSSYAQTTAPATPAKAETAEKADSKAVEPKIQKVEVQGNRVYDERRQDTASKIVVTQEEILRYGDTTVSEVLKRLPGVTIGGVQGRGGDIRMRGLGAGYTQIMLNGEPSPPGFSLDSLSPDLIERIEVIRAATADLSTASIAGTINIVLRKTVQTAQKELKLGLFEDGGKFGENINYQVSDKAGRMSYSISGNMNHGKYERPSYSDEVRTDANGNLLVKTHTYNLGWGTFNNVGFSPRVNWNLENGDTVTTQSFVNASRFDGYSSDVRSPVFGAVTDKDKQFLQPTYASDFQKINSDFAMLRTNLNWIHKLADSAKLDVKMGVNYNKRNSEVGFAGYDDTHAQILDRKSVSEATDKGLTMSGKYSAPFVQDHSFVFGWDGAYSKRGETRTQVDISNPSILKPINLDENFNADVTRLAVFAQDEWNVTKLWSVYGGLRWEGIDTSSSGDFKGKVLDKDNTFYSIHNKFSVWSPILQTLYKLPDSKNDQIRLGITRTYKAPDTSRLIPRRFISSDNKNPNSPDSMGNPNLKPELAWGLDMAYEHYLPGGGMLSASVFFRRINDFTRTKLTEEVTDQGKVYVTMPVNDGQATTRGIELEAKFPLRAMMEGAPAIDFRANLSFNWSSISSVPGPNNRLDSQTPISANLGLDYKLDKIPLTLGGNASFQTGGPVNISAVQSSYSVPKRVLDVYALWKFDPKTNLRVSLGNLLHQDNVNISTYSDLGSTIQTSVTPTTVTARVMFEHKF, encoded by the coding sequence ATGGCCGCCTTCAGCCAGTCTTCCTATGCGCAAACTACTGCGCCGGCGACGCCTGCCAAAGCCGAAACTGCTGAAAAAGCAGATTCCAAGGCCGTTGAACCCAAAATACAAAAAGTAGAAGTACAGGGTAACCGCGTCTATGACGAACGCCGTCAGGACACAGCGTCCAAGATCGTCGTGACCCAGGAAGAAATCTTGCGCTATGGCGACACTACTGTCAGCGAAGTACTTAAACGCTTGCCAGGTGTGACTATTGGTGGTGTACAGGGCCGTGGCGGTGATATCCGCATGCGTGGCCTCGGCGCAGGTTATACCCAGATCATGCTCAATGGTGAACCCAGCCCACCAGGTTTTTCGCTGGACTCCCTTTCCCCTGACCTCATAGAGCGTATAGAAGTCATACGTGCAGCGACGGCTGATCTGAGTACGGCATCTATTGCGGGTACCATCAATATCGTCTTGAGAAAGACCGTGCAGACAGCACAAAAAGAACTGAAGCTAGGCCTGTTTGAAGATGGCGGCAAGTTTGGTGAGAATATCAATTACCAGGTGTCTGACAAGGCTGGGCGCATGTCCTATTCCATCTCAGGCAACATGAACCATGGAAAATATGAAAGGCCTTCATATTCCGATGAGGTGCGCACGGATGCGAATGGCAATTTATTGGTCAAAACGCATACCTACAACCTTGGTTGGGGTACTTTCAATAACGTGGGGTTTTCGCCAAGGGTAAACTGGAATCTCGAAAATGGCGATACTGTTACCACCCAGAGCTTTGTCAATGCTAGCCGTTTTGACGGCTATTCCAGTGATGTCAGGTCACCTGTATTTGGCGCAGTAACAGACAAAGACAAACAATTCTTGCAACCAACTTACGCAAGCGATTTTCAAAAAATAAACTCTGATTTCGCGATGCTGCGCACCAATTTGAACTGGATACATAAGCTGGCCGATAGCGCCAAGCTGGATGTCAAAATGGGTGTGAACTATAACAAGCGCAATTCTGAGGTTGGATTTGCGGGATATGACGATACTCACGCGCAAATACTGGATCGCAAGAGTGTTTCTGAAGCTACTGACAAGGGTTTGACCATGAGTGGCAAATACAGTGCGCCATTTGTTCAGGATCACTCATTTGTATTTGGTTGGGACGGTGCGTATAGCAAGCGTGGTGAGACACGTACGCAAGTTGATATTAGCAATCCAAGTATTTTAAAACCGATTAATCTTGACGAAAACTTCAATGCCGATGTTACCCGTCTGGCAGTGTTTGCCCAGGATGAATGGAATGTCACCAAGCTGTGGTCTGTATACGGTGGCTTACGCTGGGAAGGCATTGATACTAGCAGCAGTGGTGACTTCAAAGGCAAGGTCTTGGACAAGGACAATACGTTTTACAGTATTCATAACAAATTCAGTGTCTGGAGCCCGATACTGCAGACTTTGTACAAACTGCCGGATAGTAAGAACGACCAGATCAGGCTGGGTATTACCCGCACTTACAAGGCACCGGATACCAGTCGTTTGATACCGCGCCGCTTTATCTCAAGCGATAACAAGAACCCGAATAGTCCGGACAGTATGGGCAATCCTAATCTCAAGCCAGAACTGGCCTGGGGTCTGGATATGGCTTATGAGCACTACCTGCCTGGCGGTGGCATGCTCAGCGCTAGTGTATTTTTCCGCAGGATCAATGATTTTACTCGCACAAAGTTGACCGAGGAGGTGACTGACCAAGGCAAAGTTTATGTCACCATGCCAGTCAATGATGGTCAGGCAACGACTAGAGGTATAGAGCTGGAAGCGAAATTCCCCTTGCGTGCGATGATGGAGGGTGCACCAGCCATCGACTTCAGAGCAAATCTCTCTTTCAATTGGTCCAGCATCAGCAGTGTGCCTGGGCCGAATAATCGTCTGGATTCACAAACGCCTATCAGCGCCAATCTGGGCTTGGATTACAAACTGGATAAAATACCATTGACTCTGGGTGGCAATGCCAGCTTCCAGACCGGTGGTCCGGTAAATATTTCTGCGGTACAGAGTTCTTATTCTGTACCTAAGCGCGTACTGGATGTATATGCCTTGTGGAAATTTGACCCCAAAACCAATTTACGTGTTTCCCTGGGTAATCTTTTGCATCAGGATAATGTGAATATCTCAACCTACAGTGATTTGGGTTCAACAATCCAGACTTCGGTCACCCCTACCACGGTGACTGCCCGCGTCATGTTTGAACACAAGTTCTGA
- a CDS encoding MipA/OmpV family protein, translating to MKSILFASLFCIANLASAQTPAASMLPDGSSDMYVGLGVVSEPSCEVGGEQTTRIMPNVQMQWSNGVFLRNTNLGMHLSRSSGYEYGPLLSYQRGCSASAARKLAGFGDVDGSFQVGGFFNFRPMSNLRLGSKLLFGTGAGKKTTYLNVEARTYYKIASHHGLAFSSGLAWSRRYYDSANSRFDPNFADGYPVFVNGDGNNFVGSGSHVMIAKSGKDLVHTNANVRNFYLGANWNWELSSSWIITSHVTGVHQFDIDNDSLWLGKKNYVTVYSGLAYRF from the coding sequence ATGAAATCTATACTATTTGCCTCCCTTTTTTGCATCGCCAATCTTGCTAGTGCTCAGACGCCGGCAGCGAGCATGTTGCCAGACGGTAGTTCGGATATGTATGTCGGCCTGGGGGTGGTTTCAGAACCAAGTTGTGAAGTGGGTGGTGAGCAGACTACCCGCATCATGCCTAATGTACAAATGCAATGGAGTAATGGCGTGTTCTTGCGTAACACCAATCTCGGCATGCATTTGAGCCGCTCCAGTGGCTATGAGTATGGTCCTTTGTTGTCTTATCAGCGAGGTTGCAGTGCCTCAGCTGCGCGCAAGCTGGCCGGGTTTGGTGATGTAGATGGCAGTTTTCAAGTCGGTGGTTTTTTTAACTTCCGTCCTATGAGCAACTTGCGTCTGGGGTCCAAATTATTATTCGGCACCGGCGCAGGCAAGAAGACTACGTACCTGAATGTAGAAGCACGCACTTATTACAAGATAGCATCCCATCATGGGCTGGCTTTCTCTTCTGGCCTGGCCTGGAGCAGACGTTATTATGATTCAGCCAACTCAAGGTTTGATCCTAATTTCGCAGATGGCTATCCTGTCTTTGTCAACGGCGATGGAAACAATTTTGTCGGTTCTGGCAGTCATGTAATGATCGCAAAGTCGGGCAAGGACTTGGTGCATACCAATGCCAATGTCAGGAATTTTTATCTCGGTGCGAATTGGAACTGGGAGTTGAGTTCATCCTGGATAATCACCTCGCATGTGACCGGTGTGCATCAGTTTGATATCGACAATGACAGTTTGTGGTTGGGTAAGAAGAATTACGTCACCGTGTATTCTGGCCTTGCATATCGATTTTAA
- a CDS encoding glycosyltransferase family 4 protein, translated as MKVLHFYRTYHPDTFGGIEQVIRQLAVGTARLGVDAEVLTLTRKRGDLELELEGHKVHRVIQSFEIASTGFSWRALSRFRELANSADIIHYHFPWPFMDLMHLFCGIRKPTIVTYHSDIVRQKFLEKVYQPLRHWFLNDVDRIVATSPNYLSSSPVLNRYRDKTEVITYGLDKDIYPQPSPELINKWQQRFADRFFLFVGVLRYYKGLHILLEAVAGTGMPVLIVGNGPEEAALKQQARDLNLDNVHFLGALPEEDKVALLSLCYGVVFPSHLRSEAFGISLLEGAMYAKPMISSEIGTGTSYVNVADETGVVVPPDDVPALRAAMVRLWDKPALAAQMGQFAQKRYQTIFTSEMMARNYVRLYVDVISGNTRVP; from the coding sequence ATGAAAGTATTGCATTTTTACCGCACTTATCATCCCGATACGTTTGGGGGAATAGAGCAAGTAATACGACAACTGGCGGTGGGAACAGCCCGCCTTGGTGTGGATGCCGAGGTGCTGACTCTGACACGCAAGCGTGGAGATCTGGAACTGGAGCTGGAAGGGCATAAAGTACACAGGGTAATACAGAGTTTTGAAATTGCTTCCACCGGGTTTTCCTGGCGGGCGCTTTCGCGATTCAGGGAGCTGGCGAATAGTGCGGACATTATTCACTATCACTTCCCCTGGCCTTTTATGGATTTGATGCATCTGTTTTGCGGAATCAGAAAGCCAACTATCGTGACCTATCATTCAGATATTGTGAGACAAAAATTCCTGGAAAAAGTGTATCAACCTTTGCGCCACTGGTTTTTGAATGATGTGGACAGGATCGTTGCCACTTCGCCCAATTACCTGTCCAGCAGCCCGGTGTTGAACCGCTACCGCGACAAGACTGAGGTGATTACTTATGGACTGGACAAGGATATCTATCCGCAGCCATCGCCAGAATTAATCAACAAATGGCAGCAGCGTTTTGCTGACCGCTTCTTTCTGTTCGTCGGTGTGCTGCGCTATTACAAGGGCTTGCATATCTTGCTGGAGGCAGTGGCCGGTACAGGTATGCCTGTGCTGATCGTTGGCAACGGGCCTGAGGAGGCTGCGCTGAAGCAGCAAGCCAGGGATTTGAATTTGGACAATGTGCATTTCCTCGGAGCCTTGCCGGAAGAAGATAAAGTAGCCTTGCTCAGTCTTTGCTATGGCGTGGTGTTTCCCTCGCATTTGCGCTCAGAAGCTTTTGGTATTTCGCTGCTTGAGGGGGCGATGTATGCCAAGCCCATGATTTCGAGCGAGATAGGAACTGGGACCAGTTATGTCAATGTTGCAGATGAAACCGGGGTAGTGGTGCCTCCCGATGATGTGCCGGCCCTGCGGGCAGCGATGGTGCGTTTGTGGGATAAACCCGCGCTGGCAGCGCAAATGGGGCAATTTGCACAAAAACGTTATCAGACCATATTCACATCTGAAATGATGGCAAGAAACTATGTACGTCTGTATGTGGATGTCATATCAGGAAATACGAGAGTACCTTGA
- a CDS encoding ATP-binding protein — translation MNRLFLRFFALVMLSISVATIAIYVSITVFFGDPLEEVAQQQASGQILLLTEYVDQAGQNEWLTRLNKIREITRARMDLIPMQPVLAKLNQTRRAQLMRGEVVIDVASKSFYRRVDLKGERYVGSDEEVIHAQNLPIDVAPVLKTEALRYIIVALCLLIPIAVWSSSHWRGLQALEKVADEFGAGHLKVRAQTKERDSIHPLAQRMNQMAARIESLLDAQKNLLHSVSHELRTPIARLEFALELLRNAAKNPQLEPRMQAMEADISELNALVSELLDLGKLDQDASLNRSEFDIANSLSSCVASLQHVLDVHVVNTDFSVDLGTYCGDQRLLKRAISNLLRNAAKYATACIWLHASRNADGSLEIMLEDDGPGIPAEERERIFDAFFRLDRSRDRSTGGFGLGLAIAKKAIAAHGGEIVVQEGQYGGARFVISLPAISLSVLQHLSPVNPSNSGLTN, via the coding sequence ATGAATCGCCTGTTCCTGCGTTTTTTTGCTTTGGTGATGCTGTCCATCAGCGTCGCTACGATTGCCATCTATGTGTCCATCACCGTTTTCTTTGGTGATCCTCTGGAAGAAGTCGCACAGCAGCAGGCATCAGGGCAGATTTTATTATTGACGGAGTACGTCGATCAGGCAGGTCAGAATGAATGGCTGACACGCCTCAACAAGATCAGGGAAATCACTCGCGCGCGGATGGATTTGATACCCATGCAGCCGGTACTGGCCAAGTTGAACCAGACAAGGCGGGCGCAACTGATGCGTGGTGAAGTGGTCATCGATGTTGCCAGCAAATCCTTTTACCGCCGCGTTGATCTGAAAGGCGAGCGCTATGTGGGTAGTGATGAAGAAGTCATCCATGCGCAGAATTTACCGATTGATGTTGCGCCCGTTCTCAAGACCGAGGCGCTGCGCTACATCATCGTGGCACTCTGCCTGCTGATCCCGATTGCGGTCTGGTCCAGCTCGCACTGGCGGGGTTTGCAGGCGCTGGAAAAAGTGGCCGATGAATTTGGTGCGGGTCATTTGAAGGTCCGGGCACAGACCAAAGAACGTGACAGCATACACCCGCTGGCACAGCGCATGAACCAGATGGCGGCCCGTATAGAGAGCCTGCTGGATGCGCAAAAAAATCTCTTGCATTCAGTCTCGCATGAATTGCGCACGCCCATCGCCAGGCTGGAATTTGCACTGGAGCTCTTGAGAAACGCCGCCAAAAATCCGCAGCTTGAACCACGGATGCAAGCCATGGAAGCCGATATCAGTGAGCTCAATGCGCTGGTCAGTGAGTTACTGGACCTGGGCAAACTGGACCAGGATGCCAGCCTGAACAGGAGTGAATTCGATATTGCCAATAGTCTTTCCAGTTGTGTCGCCAGCTTGCAGCATGTGCTGGATGTGCATGTAGTCAATACAGATTTTTCCGTCGATCTGGGGACTTATTGCGGCGATCAGCGCTTGTTGAAACGGGCAATCAGCAATCTCTTGCGTAATGCTGCCAAATACGCCACTGCATGCATCTGGCTGCATGCCAGCAGGAATGCGGATGGCAGCCTTGAAATCATGCTTGAAGATGATGGCCCCGGCATACCTGCCGAGGAAAGGGAGCGCATTTTTGACGCCTTTTTCAGGCTGGACCGCAGCCGTGACCGCAGCACTGGCGGTTTTGGCCTGGGCTTGGCTATTGCAAAAAAAGCCATCGCTGCCCATGGCGGTGAAATAGTGGTGCAAGAAGGGCAATATGGTGGCGCCAGGTTTGTTATTTCCTTGCCTGCTATTTCCTTATCTGTTTTGCAGCATCTGTCACCAGTAAATCCATCAAATTCCGGGCTTACAAATTGA
- a CDS encoding response regulator transcription factor: MFRVMLVEDDAKLAALVAEYLREYEFTIDIVSRGDAALSHFQQTSPDIVVLDLMLPGLDGMVVCRQLRAISAVPILILTAREDAFDEVSGLEQGADDYVNKPVQPRILLARLRALLRRVKDEPEDENADLVFGAFRVCRSDRTVFWRDETVTLNSAEYKLLLVLAEAAGKVLSRNDILIQMRGIEFDGLDRSIDNKISRLRRKFDDPHADKIKTVWGEGYLFSPSAWD, from the coding sequence ATGTTTCGTGTAATGCTGGTGGAAGATGACGCCAAGCTGGCAGCGCTGGTTGCCGAGTATCTCAGAGAATACGAATTTACAATAGACATCGTCAGCCGTGGCGATGCTGCGCTCAGCCATTTTCAACAAACATCACCGGATATTGTGGTGCTAGACCTGATGTTGCCTGGCCTCGACGGCATGGTAGTTTGCCGTCAGTTGCGTGCCATCAGTGCCGTGCCTATCCTGATTTTGACAGCGCGTGAAGATGCCTTTGATGAAGTCTCGGGTCTGGAGCAGGGGGCTGACGACTATGTCAACAAACCTGTGCAACCAAGGATATTGCTGGCCCGCCTGCGTGCCTTGCTGAGGCGCGTCAAGGATGAGCCTGAAGATGAAAACGCTGACCTGGTTTTTGGTGCCTTTCGTGTCTGCCGGAGTGACCGCACGGTATTTTGGCGCGACGAAACTGTCACACTCAATAGCGCAGAATATAAATTGTTGCTGGTGCTGGCCGAGGCTGCAGGCAAGGTTTTGTCACGCAACGATATACTGATACAGATGCGTGGCATAGAGTTTGATGGCCTGGACCGCAGTATCGATAATAAAATTTCCCGTCTGCGGCGCAAGTTTGATGATCCGCATGCCGACAAGATCAAGACAGTCTGGGGAGAGGGCTATCTGTTCAGCCCGTCTGCCTGGGACTAG
- a CDS encoding GNAT family N-acetyltransferase, translating into MKTSDESAMSPSSPSSTPAISASSGIAAQIQACAQRAGIAQRLADLGLAGGPAFLKPQKITGHKLIMRNATVADASYIVALRTDEQKSRFISSTSADIKPQEQWLEKYALDDRQIYFIIQNMQGENIGTVRLYDQQADSFCWGSWIIQAGAASSSSIESALMVYHYGLALGFQSAHFDVRKGNESVWKFHERFGAIKTGESTEDFYYRIAASAISNSLSRYAKFLPTGIQIAF; encoded by the coding sequence GTGAAAACCTCAGATGAATCAGCCATGTCACCATCGTCACCGTCATCCACCCCGGCAATATCCGCATCGTCCGGCATCGCCGCCCAGATACAGGCATGTGCCCAACGGGCTGGCATTGCCCAGCGCCTTGCCGACCTCGGGCTGGCAGGCGGGCCTGCTTTTTTAAAACCGCAAAAAATCACCGGCCATAAACTGATCATGCGTAATGCCACCGTGGCAGACGCCAGCTATATAGTCGCCTTACGTACGGATGAACAAAAATCACGCTTTATCTCCAGCACCTCAGCCGATATCAAACCGCAAGAGCAATGGCTGGAAAAATATGCGCTCGATGACAGGCAAATCTACTTCATCATACAAAACATGCAGGGTGAGAATATAGGTACGGTGCGCCTGTATGATCAGCAGGCAGATTCATTCTGCTGGGGTTCCTGGATCATACAGGCAGGCGCTGCCAGCAGCAGCTCGATAGAATCTGCCCTGATGGTATATCACTATGGACTGGCGCTGGGTTTCCAGAGTGCGCATTTTGATGTCAGAAAAGGCAATGAGTCAGTCTGGAAATTCCATGAACGCTTTGGTGCCATCAAGACAGGCGAAAGCACTGAGGATTTTTATTACCGCATTGCGGCCAGCGCTATCAGCAACTCCCTGAGCAGGTATGCCAAATTCCTGCCCACGGGAATACAGATAGCCTTCTGA
- a CDS encoding exopolyphosphatase, with amino-acid sequence MSADSKKFRLITRSDFDGLVCAVLLKHLDLIDDILFVHPKDMQDGKIAVSDADISTNLPYVEGIHMAFDHHLSETLRNAEGGGRKNHVIAPDAPSAARVVYDYYGGLNAFPASWDSMMAAVDKGDSAQFNRQEVLHPQDWDLLNFLMDARTGLGRFRDFRISNYNLMMKLIDLCKTQSIAEIMQDPDVKERVDLYFEHEEKCKEQILRCATVHKNLVILDLRNEETIFAGNRFLIYALFPETNISIHVLWGLKNQNTVFATGKSILNRSSKTNIGPLMLEFGGGGHENAGTCQVANEQAEQVLATLISRINQDG; translated from the coding sequence ATGTCTGCAGATAGCAAAAAATTTCGTTTGATTACGCGCAGCGACTTTGATGGCCTGGTTTGTGCTGTCTTGCTCAAGCATCTTGATCTGATTGATGACATCCTGTTTGTGCATCCCAAAGACATGCAGGACGGCAAGATCGCTGTCAGTGATGCTGACATCAGTACCAATCTGCCCTATGTCGAAGGCATACATATGGCTTTCGACCATCATTTGTCCGAAACCCTGCGTAATGCGGAGGGTGGCGGCAGAAAAAATCATGTGATTGCACCTGATGCACCTTCCGCAGCCAGGGTTGTGTATGATTATTATGGCGGCCTCAATGCATTCCCGGCATCCTGGGACAGCATGATGGCAGCTGTCGATAAGGGTGACTCGGCACAATTCAATCGCCAGGAAGTCTTGCACCCGCAAGACTGGGATTTGCTCAATTTCCTCATGGATGCCCGTACTGGCCTCGGGCGTTTTCGCGACTTCAGGATATCGAACTACAATCTGATGATGAAGTTGATAGACCTGTGTAAGACGCAGAGTATCGCAGAGATCATGCAAGACCCGGATGTGAAGGAAAGGGTGGATCTGTATTTCGAGCATGAAGAGAAATGCAAGGAGCAAATCCTGCGTTGCGCGACTGTGCATAAGAACCTGGTGATACTTGATTTGCGCAATGAGGAAACCATCTTCGCCGGTAACCGCTTCCTGATCTATGCTTTGTTCCCTGAGACCAATATTTCCATCCATGTGCTCTGGGGTTTGAAAAACCAGAATACCGTGTTTGCCACCGGCAAGTCTATCCTGAACCGTAGTTCCAAGACCAATATAGGGCCATTGATGCTGGAATTTGGTGGCGGTGGTCATGAAAATGCGGGTACCTGCCAGGTAGCCAATGAACAGGCTGAACAGGTATTGGCGACCCTGATAAGCCGTATCAATCAGGATGGTTGA
- a CDS encoding DUF4260 domain-containing protein produces MTGTASGGVRTVLRLESVCILLSGLIAYSKFGAGWGVFALFFLAPDLSLLAYLAGPRAGALMYNTAHSYAGATLMLASGILFSAHLAITAGMIWIAHIGFDRALGYGLKYSSGFRFTHLGIIGRDPDSSQIMTK; encoded by the coding sequence ATGACAGGCACAGCATCCGGCGGTGTACGCACTGTCCTTCGCCTTGAAAGCGTCTGCATACTTTTGAGCGGTCTGATTGCTTACTCAAAATTTGGTGCAGGCTGGGGCGTGTTTGCCCTGTTCTTTCTGGCGCCCGACTTATCGCTACTTGCTTACCTGGCTGGCCCCAGAGCAGGCGCACTGATGTACAACACTGCACATTCATACGCTGGCGCCACGTTGATGCTGGCGTCCGGGATTTTGTTTTCTGCGCACCTGGCAATCACTGCCGGCATGATATGGATAGCACACATAGGTTTTGACAGGGCCCTGGGTTACGGCCTGAAGTATTCGTCCGGTTTCCGCTTTACCCATCTGGGAATCATTGGACGAGACCCGGACAGCTCTCAGATAATGACAAAATGA
- a CDS encoding ester cyclase → MDNHARKEVVKRFNKEVIEEGNRASFEALMDTRFINHSAPRGTANDAEGMWNTFQHILRPALSDLQVQIHDQLCEGEKVTTRKSITGKHTGSLLGIAATGKSISIDVIDIVHVQNGRYLEHWGINTLSAVLAQLRTD, encoded by the coding sequence ATGGATAATCATGCTCGCAAAGAAGTCGTAAAACGCTTCAACAAGGAAGTCATAGAAGAAGGAAACCGTGCGTCTTTCGAAGCGCTCATGGATACCCGTTTCATCAATCACTCAGCCCCACGCGGCACCGCAAATGACGCCGAGGGCATGTGGAACACCTTCCAGCACATACTCAGACCTGCACTGAGCGACTTGCAGGTGCAGATACATGATCAATTGTGCGAAGGTGAAAAAGTCACCACGAGAAAAAGCATTACTGGAAAACACACTGGAAGCCTGCTGGGTATTGCTGCCACTGGCAAATCCATTTCCATAGACGTCATCGACATCGTCCATGTCCAGAATGGCCGCTACCTTGAGCACTGGGGCATCAATACACTGAGCGCCGTACTTGCGCAATTACGCACAGACTAA